The genomic region TCGTCTACGAACCGTACCGCGACACGGCGAGCCCAACTCCTCCCGTCGtctacgagccgtacctcgacgcggcgagccctcctcctcctcctcccgtcGTCTACGAGCTGTACCGCGGCGTGGCGAGCCCTCCGCCTCCTTCTCCCGTCGTCTACGAGCCGTACCGCGCGGCGAGCCCCCAGTCTCCCGTCCACGACTACGCTGCGGGGGTGGTGTACTCGGGCTCGGGCGacgacctcggcctgcagcagatCGCCAAGGTGCTCGCGTCGCTGGGGTACAACGAGATGGCTTCGTCGGCCACGCTCCTCGCAGGCTCGGCTTCCGTCGCTACATGGCCCGGGCCGATTACCGTCTTCGCGGCCCCAGACGTATTCCTCCAGGCCGACTCCTGCCCCGAGTCCGAGTGCTCGCGACGCCACCTCCTCCTGGACCACATGGCCCTGGGCTACTTCCCCTACGCCGAACTCGCCGCGGCGCCCACCACGAAGCTCCCATCGGCCTCCGTCGGCTTCTGCCTCGACGTCGCGGCCCAGCCACAGCGCGGGCCCTTCTCCGTCCACCACGCCAGCCTGTACGTCGACGGCGTCATGGTGTCGGAACCTGAGCTATACGACGACGGCCGCTACGTCGTGCACGGCCTCCACGGCTTCATCCCGCCGCTCTCCCGCGCCTCCTGCGCCGAGGACGCGCATGAGCATCCTCACCACCAAGTCCACCTCCACcagcaccgccgccaccaccacctcagcgccAGATCGTCAGCCGCCTCCGCTGCGATCGCCGCCTCTGCAGTGCGCGTCATGATCCGCGAAGCCATATCCCGCCTGCGCGACggcggcttcggcttcgtggcGCTGGCCATGCGCGTCAAGTTCGCCGAGCTGGAGAAGCTGTCCAACCTCACGGTGTTCGCGCTCAACGACCAGGCCATCTTCACCGGTGAAGGCCACGGCTACGTCTCGGCGGTGCGCTTCCACATCGTCCCCGAGCACCGCCTCACCCGCGCCGACCTCCTGCGCCTCCGCCCCGGCACCATACTTCCCACCCTGGCCGGCGAGGACCAAAAGCTCGTCGTCACCCTCGGCTCCGGCTCCGCCACCGACGAGGTCCGGATCAACTACATACCCGTGAAGGAACCTGACGTGGTGATCAACTCGCGCGTCGCCGTCCACGGTGTCTACGTCCCGTTCCCCCGCCTCCACCTCGCCAACCTCGCCACATTGGTGGCCGTCGCCTCCGACCTGCAGACGAACGACAGCTGTGGCGGCGCCGGGGGACCTTTGGGCGACTGCGCCTCCACCCCGATGACCTCTACGACGATCTCAGTTGATCAGGGCTACGGCAAAGGGCAGTGATGCGTGAGCCCGTCCGTTCTCTTCTTCTGAGTTTCTTACCAACTAGTAGGATTTTTGAGCTTCGCAGTTTGTTTGTTAGATGAGGGATGAGGTTTTGGTAGTCGGATACTCGGATTTATGGATGTCCGTGTCGTTGCGTGATGGAATGTGTACCGCACATTCGCACTGCTGCATGGTGAACGAATTCTTGATGGAACTTTATGTGGCGATGCTGTTTTGCGCGCTTTGAAAAATTACTCATGCTCTGTTCAGTTCTGTTTTGCTCTGTTCTGATGGTGGCTGTTAGTGTTACAGACTTACAGTTGCATTGCATACGTTGTCTCTGAATGTCTGTGCTAGCAATGTGTTGATTTACCCATTTGTATTTGATATTAGTGTTACAGACTTTAAGTTCCAGCAATCTATTAGTTGCTTGTTGGCGCATTAAGTTCATACGTGTCTCAACTGATCATGGTTTGCTTGGAACATTCAAGTTGCTTTCTCTCTCTATTTTAATGAATGTATTTGCTTGCTACCTGAATGTCTAGTTCCAGCAATCTTTTGATATACCTACTGTGAAACTGTGATTTGATATATCTTGTTGGTCATGGTATGCTTAGGACATTCAATTTCAGATGGTCAAGTAATCATTTCCTCAAGTCTGCTCGGATGTAAAAAAATGTGCTCTTATAGTCTTACGATTTATCCTTTGCCATTTCCGATCGTGACTAGATCGCAGTTGTACTATGGTCTGCTAGGTCTTGGTACATGTACATGTAATCAAGACCAAAGTTCCCCGAGTTGCGCTGTTGGGAACTGGGATCATGATGCATAAGATGAGTTCATGTGGAATGTCGTCTTAGATGGTTCTAAACATAGGATCATATGAaactactaggtgagtgcccgtgcgttgcaacggagacaTATAATATCATGGTAACTTATGTACATCTAGACAGGGTTAGGTAATACATGAAAACAAACGATATATATATTATCTTCAATCTTAATATCttataggtatgtgcccgtgcattGCAGCGGAACATAAATTTACATAAATTGACGAGCCTCTAATGGCTTAGAGCCCTAGTGACAGGCGACGCGAGCACAATGGTAATGGGAACCCTCATGGGGAATAGTGCCTTGTTGCAGAGGAGCGCGAGTCCGAGCGAGCCACCACTTGACGCCTTGAGCTCCATCGTCCTGTTGTGAGGATGCATTTGCCACGAGCTCCCTATATAAAACGGGTTGTTCAGATCATAATAACTAAAACAATGGTGTGCCAAAAATTTTACTACTATGCTTAAAGACTCAGACAATACTCAGAAAGCTAACAAATATCCTTATCCAATTGCCTCATTCTTGATGGCAGAAAAAATATAGATCAAGCAAGCATATTAAGATTATAGTATTGGCACAATTACGCTTTCAAGATAATAACAAACCATATGTGTAGCTCAAGGTGTCTTGGCGGTAGGCACATACAGAAGCGTGGCCTCAGACCCTCAGTGCATTAGAAACATGGAATGGTAACGGTGCCATGGGAATGGTAATGTTCGCCCAATACGAGGTATCCTGAAGCTTTTCATCTTCAAATCTGACGCTATCCACCTTAATCCGTTGAAATTTAGTCACAGTCTTGAGCTAAAGTAGATAAACAAAACAGAAATTTATCACAATATTGATGGTGTTGGTCAAACAGACATATAATGCCTACTTCAACTGGTTTGACAGATATTAGCAAGAGCGGTATTGATTTATTACCGTTTGTATTGAGTTGGAGTGTCAAAAACTTACTCATTTGAGTTGGAGTCAAAGCGATGATCAGCTGATAAAAAGTACCTTTGATCCTAAGTAGATTCTCGTATGCAATGTGAATCACCGACAGATGCTAGTCACAACCCACTCATCTATTATCACAAATGTCAGCTGAAACAGTGAAGAATTAGGTCTCAGAAATATTGAAACATGAAAAGGCAGTTAACAAAGAATATTCTGAGTCTACAATAATGAATAAAAAATTGAGCAATCAGTTATATTTGACGTTGCAACCATATCTTGCATCTGCAGGTAAATTGTGGAACAAATAAATACCACAAGTAAATCTGCGCACCTCAGGCGTGTTGACTGTTGACGACGCAATTGAGGACGGTGGGGAAGCTACTATTGCCGACCGCACCTTGATCGTGGGCATCTCGATCCCAACCCTACACCAATCAAATGTGCACGCGCTGAGATCGAAAGAAATTGAGAACGCACGCGCTGAAATCTGAATGTCTTTTACGTCTAAGCTGATAAAAGACTGAGCGATATAGAGTAGCCTTACTGGTGAGTTCTTTATCTCCTGCAGAAACTCAGAAAGTGCTGCATCAGCTTGCTGCCTTATCTCATGGCTGGAATCACTCAGCATATTGAATAAACCTGTTGTGGTGTTGATAGAAAGGTTGTTGAGCGATCAATAGAAGTATAAAATTAATGCACTTGGAAAAAGGGAGGGATTACCATCGAGAAAATCAGGAAGGAAACCAAGCatgtcaatatcaggaacactgtCTAACATTGTTATCCACCCCACCAAAAATTGTCTTACATAAGGATTCAGCACATTCATGCGCTCTCTCAAAAGCGGTATGAATTCTTCTATGCTAAAGAGCAAAAGCAAGATATGGGTCCAATCAGAAATCAACATTGACATTAAAACAATTAAACAAGCAAGCCACTAATAAGGAAAAGGCAAATCATACACGGCATACCTGAACTTCGGTTACGATATCCTGGTTGATATAGTTATATTATCAGGGATAATTAAGAAGAGAAACAAGGACAAGTTGTAGACATATGAGTACAGTCCAGGTGAATATACCTTGACAAGCCTGTCAAGAAGGTGAGCTGCACTTTGTACATTAGCATCGGAATCTGCAGAAAGCTTGCATAAAGCATCAAATTTTTTGTTGAAGTAGATGATGAAATCCCCTCTTACAACCTAAAGATAGAAAATCAGTTAGTgtaaagcaaacatacaaacaaacaACATATTGGAATTGAGAGTTTAACATGAACATACACAAGGAACAACAGAAGCTGGACAAACCTTTTTTATCCAGTGGACAATTGTTGCTCCATTCTGAGAGAGCTCATCCAAAGATTTGCAGTACGCAAGCATGGGATCACCCAGAAGCTAGAAGTCATGGCCCCTAAGCTTGAAGTGTTGGCCGTATGTGATGCCATGAAGGCATATATCTCTGCCCCAAACCTCTCCGTGGTAAGTTGGGACAGTGACACTGGCTACAACCCTCTGTGCCACCACTTTGCCAATGCTGCCCGTCACCTCCGCCTGCTACACTTGGGCTCAAAGTGTGTATCCGCTTCCCTGATGCGTCAATTCGATGAAGTTGATGTGCTGAAGCTGAAGTTGAACCTCCTCAATTTTAAGGTGCGTTGTTAGAAGCCATATATTTTTCTGATCTTGTTATCACATTATTTGTCATGGTGGCAGGGAACAGAGGCATACACAAATTTATTGAATGAAACGGCTGCACTACCCAAGTGTGAGGAATTAAAGTTACGAGTGTCATTAAGGGCTTACCGCCACAACTTTGCATCAATCATGTTTCATATCTTAAGGAGCTGCAGCAATACAAGGAGGATTTCGATAAAGGTCGATTCTGGCATGGTAATATCCATACTTCATGCTTCTGCAAATGTGTCCTTTAATTGATGGCTTGGTTCAAGGCAACTTTAGCCTTCTCTGATTTCTTTTTTTGTGGGGGGAGGACCGGGGTAAGACCTTAATGGTTACTAAAAAATAACTAATCATATGACATAGGCAACTTTCGACCTAAATTATTCCTTGCATTCAGATTTCAGACACTAATATGTTATATGCACTGGTGGGGCTGCGTGTAGCTAGAGTGGAGCTGCGTGTTTTTTTATGAAGACGGAAATAATAAGAAAACTCACTTCTTTTCCCCCACGCTCCCGCCATGGTGTCCGACCAAGAGATTGCCAGTTGCGTCGAGTCTGTCCTCCGAGGCTCTGCCGATGGGCCCGGGGAGGTCTCGCTCGCCGTCATGCTGCAGCAGGCGGAGGCCACGCTCGGCGTCGACCTCTCCCACAAGGCGGGCTTTATCCGCGACCAGCTGGACCTCTTCTTCGGCCCGCGCCTCCAACCGCTGACCACGCCACAACCGATGCCTCCCCCGCCTCAGGCCGTCGTTGCCCCCATAGACGTCGTGCCTCAGCCTCAGCATCAGCATCAGGTTCTGCCGCAGGCACCGCCTTCGGCTCAGTAGATGCAGCCGCAGCCGCAGCAGCTCGCGCCGCTTCAGCCACAGCTCATGTTCCAGACCATTCACCAGCCCCCGCCATCGCTCCCGTCCGCGCCGCCGGTCGTGCCAGCCATGGCGTTctacctgccgccgccgccgctcgcctTTCGCTACACCATCGACCTTGCTGGGGCCGCCACGGGTGGGACCGTCTCCTTCCAGCAGTCGGCCCCTGGGGCTGGGGGCACCGCTTCCCCCACCGCTGCACCACAGGTCACCGGCGACAACAAGGAAATGTGAGTTGTTGATGGAATTAGGGTTTGCGTTCCGCGGATTTTGGTGATTTGTATGTACTCTGTCGCCTGCTCCTGCGGGATCTGCAATGCCTCCGCAAGGATGGAAGGTGAGCGTTGGGGGTTCCGCGAGGATGGAAGGTGAGCATTGGCGGAGCGCGGCTACGGGATGCGGGGCTGCGCGGATGATGGAAAGAGGGCGGCTGCGGGATGCAGGGGAGGGTTCGGCCGCGGGCGGTTGCGGGGCGGCAGAACGTGCACCGGGGGGATtgtgtggacgcctacagtactcacataattagtagtagagatttgTAAGAACAAAGCACAAGGAGATAACACAACCTGGAAGAAGACTGATGTTAGAGCCATGCAGTATCCATATAGGTCAAAGGAAAAATCTCCAAGTGCTGCAATGAGGACACCAGTGTCGGTGCAGATAACTGAAAGAATGACCTAAAACAATTTTGAATTGATCAGGATGTGGTAAACAACAATAGTAATAAATATCTGTTAGTTCCTAGGAAGAAACAATGCAATGCATTTCCCTAAAGTTTGATTTTTAAGTTGCAAATGAGGAAATTTCAAAACAAGAATGTAGAGCATATCATGAGTGTCAGTTACATTGTCAATGCCTTTTGCAATACCTAAAGTGCTTGCATAAATTTTTACTGGAAAACATGGCCACCAGAAGACAAGCACTGATATTGACCTAGAATATTAAGATCTATTGACAGGAATGTTGAGAAGTAGGATTTACACTACCCAGTAAGGCTAGAATTCTCATAAACCTTGATAAGCTATATCCACACTTATCTGATTTCATGACTGAATAGTTGAGCTTGGAGAAGCTTGACAGATTTTGCAAGCATCAATTAGAGACAGTGAGGGTTGTATAGTTTAAGTAATAAATGTACTGTATGTTAAAGGAAGTGCAAAATAGAGTAAAGACCTATGTCGGTGGCTTCCCCTTTCCCCGCATGCACCCAGCCACCAACGCAGCAAGGGGAGTGATCCTTTTGATTGCAATATACATTGGGATGTTAACCCCTTTCAAGCTTGCTAGAGCAAATCCCACAATTGCATTGTATAAAATTGACACTGGAAGAAGTTTCTTCGCGGTTATCAAGCTAAAGTCTTTTTGTTTAGACAT from Zea mays cultivar B73 chromosome 6, Zm-B73-REFERENCE-NAM-5.0, whole genome shotgun sequence harbors:
- the LOC100501490 gene encoding uncharacterized protein LOC100501490 precursor; its protein translation is MSRRCSRAAFCLARSRRCSRAAMAPPPFYLPLLLAFLLLSTAAAHSQHLHLQHHGHGPHHHHHVSPSMTATARFYTAPSMHQNRMESEDARQSLRVFSPFLTPVAAQAPSAEEAMSAMVAAADAGDPARARLDPPSPPSSLLAAGDLMPSSLPLLQPQAEVVGSFESEPAAPPSVVDEQYRDEASPSPPPPAVYEPYRDAASAPPSVVDEPYSDAASPPPPPFVVYEPYRDTASPTPPVVYEPYLDAASPPPPPPVVYELYRGVASPPPPSPVVYEPYRAASPQSPVHDYAAGVVYSGSGDDLGLQQIAKVLASLGYNEMASSATLLAGSASVATWPGPITVFAAPDVFLQADSCPESECSRRHLLLDHMALGYFPYAELAAAPTTKLPSASVGFCLDVAAQPQRGPFSVHHASLYVDGVMVSEPELYDDGRYVVHGLHGFIPPLSRASCAEDAHEHPHHQVHLHQHRRHHHLSARSSAASAAIAASAVRVMIREAISRLRDGGFGFVALAMRVKFAELEKLSNLTVFALNDQAIFTGEGHGYVSAVRFHIVPEHRLTRADLLRLRPGTILPTLAGEDQKLVVTLGSGSATDEVRINYIPVKEPDVVINSRVAVHGVYVPFPRLHLANLATLVAVASDLQTNDSCGGAGGPLGDCASTPMTSTTISVDQGYGKGQ